One region of Mesobacillus boroniphilus genomic DNA includes:
- the lspA gene encoding signal peptidase II, whose amino-acid sequence MFYYIIALFVILLDQLTKWFIVKNMELGESIKVIENFLYITSHRNRGAAWGILQGQMWFFYVITIIVIIGLVIYIQKAAKGKLLLGVSLGFMLGGAIGNFIDRVYRKEVVDFINTYIFGYDFPIFNIADSALVIGVGLLMIDMIREEREAKRKAYGENGTHHQ is encoded by the coding sequence GTGTTTTATTACATAATTGCGCTGTTTGTTATCTTGCTTGACCAGCTTACTAAATGGTTTATTGTTAAAAACATGGAGCTTGGAGAGAGCATAAAGGTCATAGAGAACTTTTTGTATATCACTTCGCACCGCAACCGTGGTGCTGCTTGGGGAATTCTGCAGGGACAAATGTGGTTCTTCTATGTCATTACCATCATAGTGATTATTGGCCTTGTCATTTATATTCAAAAGGCAGCTAAAGGTAAGCTGCTGCTAGGTGTTTCGCTTGGTTTTATGCTGGGCGGGGCGATTGGGAATTTTATCGACAGGGTATACCGAAAAGAAGTGGTGGATTTCATCAACACATATATTTTCGGATACGATTTCCCTATCTTCAATATCGCGGATTCTGCGCTGGTGATCGGTGTAGGATTGTTGATGATTGACATGATCAGGGAAGAGAGAGAGGCGAAAAGAAAAGCTTATGGAGAAAATGGAACACATCATCAGTGA
- a CDS encoding RluA family pseudouridine synthase, whose translation MEKMEHIISEEQAGDRIDKVVSTLDAEWSRSQVQQWIKDGNVLVNGAKIKTNYKCSLNDKLEINIPEPEVLDVIAEEMDLEIFYEDADVLVVNKPKGMVVHPAPGHMTGTLVNGLMAHCKDLSGINGVLRPGIVHRIDKDTSGLLMVAKNDMSHESLVNQLVAKTVTRKYSALVHGNIQHDHGTIDAPLGRDQKDRQSMTVVDNGKNAVTHFNVIDRFKDFTFVECQLETGRTHQIRVHMKYIGYPLAGDPKYGPKKTLDIGGQALHAGVLGFEHPRTGEYLEFEAPLPEYFVKLLNDLRENR comes from the coding sequence ATGGAGAAAATGGAACACATCATCAGTGAGGAACAGGCTGGTGACAGAATAGATAAAGTAGTTTCGACACTTGATGCAGAATGGTCGAGGAGCCAGGTGCAGCAATGGATCAAGGATGGCAACGTTCTTGTTAATGGAGCTAAAATTAAAACAAATTATAAATGCAGCTTGAATGACAAGCTTGAAATCAACATTCCAGAGCCTGAAGTGTTAGATGTAATTGCTGAGGAAATGGACCTTGAGATTTTTTATGAGGACGCAGATGTTCTTGTTGTGAACAAGCCTAAGGGAATGGTCGTCCATCCTGCACCAGGACATATGACAGGGACGCTTGTTAACGGTTTGATGGCGCATTGCAAGGATTTGTCAGGCATTAATGGCGTGCTCCGTCCAGGTATCGTTCATAGGATTGATAAGGACACATCTGGACTTTTGATGGTAGCTAAAAATGATATGTCACACGAAAGCCTGGTGAACCAGCTAGTAGCCAAAACAGTTACTCGCAAGTACAGTGCGCTCGTACATGGAAATATCCAGCATGATCATGGTACAATCGACGCTCCGCTTGGACGTGACCAGAAAGACCGCCAGAGTATGACAGTAGTTGATAATGGCAAAAATGCTGTCACACATTTTAATGTTATCGATCGTTTTAAGGACTTTACATTTGTTGAGTGTCAGCTTGAAACAGGCAGGACACACCAAATTCGTGTTCATATGAAATACATCGGCTATCCGCTGGCCGGAGACCCAAAATACGGTCCGAAAAAGACTCTTGATATTGGCGGACAGGCATTGCATGCTGGTGTGCTTGGTTTTGAGCACCCAAGGACAGGGGAGTATCTCGAGTTTGAAGCTCCGCTGCCCGAGTATTTCGTAAAGCTTTTAAATGATTTAAGAGAAAATCGTTGA
- the pyrR gene encoding bifunctional pyr operon transcriptional regulator/uracil phosphoribosyltransferase PyrR: MAEKAVVLDNQGIRRALTRIAHEIIERNKGIEDCVLVGIRTRGIYIAKRLAERIREIEGAEMPVGELDITLYRDDLTKKTNDQEPEVKGSDIPVDISNKKVILVDDVLYTGRTVRAGMDALIDIGRPATIQLAVLVDRGHRELPIRADFVGKNIPTSSSERIVVELQEVDEEERVTIFEK; encoded by the coding sequence ATGGCTGAAAAAGCGGTTGTGCTCGACAACCAGGGAATCCGCAGGGCACTGACGAGGATTGCCCATGAAATCATTGAAAGAAACAAGGGGATCGAAGACTGCGTGCTGGTCGGTATCCGCACCAGAGGAATTTATATCGCCAAAAGGCTGGCGGAAAGAATCCGCGAAATCGAAGGAGCGGAAATGCCAGTAGGAGAGCTGGATATCACCCTGTATCGCGATGACTTGACGAAGAAGACGAATGACCAGGAGCCGGAGGTAAAAGGCTCGGATATTCCAGTCGACATCTCGAATAAAAAGGTGATCCTGGTAGATGATGTCCTTTATACAGGCAGGACAGTCCGTGCAGGTATGGATGCTTTGATTGATATCGGCCGGCCGGCGACAATCCAGCTTGCAGTACTGGTCGACAGAGGACACAGGGAGCTGCCGATCCGGGCAGACTTTGTAGGGAAGAACATCCCGACATCAAGCTCGGAACGAATCGTCGTTGAACTGCAGGAAGTAGATGAAGAAGAACGCGTAACCATTTTTGAAAAATAA
- a CDS encoding solute carrier family 23 protein, protein MNKPILDIKDVPSPFQWFTLSLQHLFAMFGATILVPYLVGLSPAIALISSGLGTIAFLIITKFQVPAYLGSSFAFIAPVIAAKAGGGPGAAMIGTFLAGLVYGVVALIIKKAGYRWIMRLLPPVVVGPVIIVIGLSLAGTAVSMAMNVPGTTEYSLIHFSAALVTLAATIVFSIYGKGMLSMVPILAGIIVGYLYSMAIGIVDFSGVREADIFEMPDFIFPFVHYNVSISWEIVMLMVPVAIVTLSEHIGHQLVLSKVVGRDYIKEPGLHRSIMGDGMATMISGLIGGPPKTTYGENIGVLAITRVYSVYVLLGAAIIATVFGFIGKITALISSIPTPVMGGVSILLFGIIASSGLRMLVDSKIDFGNTRNLVVSSVILVIGIGGAFIKLNENFEIHGMALAALIGVILNLVLPGRPEIEEDMFEEETENKTEQKNDVA, encoded by the coding sequence ATGAACAAGCCAATCCTAGATATTAAAGATGTACCATCACCATTCCAATGGTTCACACTTAGTCTTCAGCACTTATTCGCCATGTTTGGCGCGACAATCCTTGTACCTTACCTGGTCGGCTTAAGCCCGGCAATCGCTTTGATATCAAGCGGACTTGGGACGATAGCTTTCCTGATCATCACAAAATTCCAGGTTCCAGCTTACCTTGGATCATCCTTCGCTTTCATTGCTCCTGTCATAGCAGCCAAAGCGGGCGGCGGACCGGGTGCCGCGATGATCGGGACATTCCTTGCCGGACTTGTTTATGGAGTTGTAGCCCTAATCATCAAGAAGGCAGGCTACCGCTGGATCATGCGCCTGCTGCCACCAGTCGTAGTCGGCCCAGTCATCATTGTAATCGGACTGTCACTGGCAGGAACAGCGGTCAGCATGGCGATGAATGTCCCTGGAACTACTGAGTACAGCTTGATTCATTTCTCAGCGGCTTTAGTAACGCTAGCAGCTACAATTGTCTTCTCGATATATGGTAAGGGAATGCTCAGCATGGTACCAATCCTTGCTGGAATCATTGTCGGATATCTATACTCAATGGCAATAGGCATTGTAGATTTCAGCGGAGTCAGAGAAGCAGATATTTTTGAGATGCCGGACTTTATCTTCCCATTCGTTCATTACAATGTAAGTATCAGCTGGGAAATCGTCATGCTGATGGTTCCAGTAGCAATCGTTACATTGTCAGAGCATATCGGCCACCAGCTTGTACTGAGCAAGGTTGTCGGCAGAGACTATATTAAAGAGCCGGGCCTTCATCGCTCCATCATGGGTGACGGAATGGCCACGATGATTTCAGGCTTGATTGGCGGACCGCCAAAGACAACTTACGGTGAAAACATCGGTGTCCTAGCAATTACTAGAGTATATAGCGTGTATGTCCTGCTTGGAGCAGCCATCATCGCGACAGTATTCGGATTCATCGGTAAAATTACGGCATTGATCAGCTCTATCCCAACACCGGTTATGGGCGGCGTCTCAATCCTGTTGTTCGGAATCATCGCTTCATCAGGTTTGAGAATGCTTGTTGACAGCAAAATCGACTTTGGCAATACAAGAAACCTTGTCGTCTCATCGGTTATCCTGGTAATTGGGATTGGCGGAGCATTCATTAAGTTAAATGAAAACTTTGAAATACATGGCATGGCTTTAGCAGCCTTAATTGGTGTCATCCTGAACCTCGTCCTGCCTGGACGCCCGGAAATTGAAGAAGATATGTTTGAAGAGGAAACTGAAAATAAAACTGAGCAAAAGAACGATGTAGCATAG
- a CDS encoding aspartate carbamoyltransferase catalytic subunit, which yields MKWDLLTTSQLSTKEIQGIILSASGFASGKTWQPKEKLFISNLFYEPSTRTKSSFEMAERKLGLEVIPFEVQTSSVLKGETLYDTVKTLEAIGTDAIVIRHSADSYFSELEKGIRIPIINAGDGKGHHPTQSLLDLMTIQQEFGSFTGLTVTIIGDILHSRVARSNADALVRLGATVIFSGPEDWVDQNQLPAGSCYMSVDEAVELADVVMLLRVQHERHDGKLLFDNNEYHRNYGLTLERERLMKKGSIILHPAPVNRGVEIADELVESPKSRIFKQMENGVYIRMAVLKRALENRNGGMKNDNVDQKWQIAY from the coding sequence ATGAAATGGGATTTACTGACGACATCACAGCTTAGTACAAAGGAAATACAGGGAATTATTCTATCTGCCAGTGGATTTGCCAGTGGGAAGACCTGGCAGCCGAAAGAAAAGCTTTTCATCAGCAATTTATTTTACGAACCAAGCACTAGGACAAAATCCAGCTTTGAAATGGCTGAACGAAAGCTGGGACTTGAGGTAATCCCGTTCGAGGTCCAGACATCCAGTGTACTGAAAGGTGAGACATTGTACGACACTGTAAAAACACTCGAAGCGATCGGCACCGACGCAATCGTCATCAGGCATAGTGCAGACAGTTATTTTTCTGAACTTGAAAAAGGCATTAGGATTCCAATCATCAATGCCGGCGACGGAAAAGGACATCATCCAACTCAATCATTGCTTGACCTAATGACAATCCAGCAAGAATTCGGAAGTTTTACCGGGCTTACTGTCACGATCATCGGTGATATCCTCCATAGCCGTGTTGCGAGGTCTAATGCTGATGCACTCGTGAGACTGGGAGCAACAGTGATTTTTTCAGGACCTGAGGATTGGGTGGATCAAAATCAGCTTCCTGCTGGCAGCTGCTATATGTCAGTAGACGAGGCGGTCGAGTTGGCAGATGTAGTCATGCTCCTTCGTGTCCAGCATGAACGACATGATGGCAAGCTCCTGTTTGATAATAACGAGTACCACCGAAACTATGGATTAACGCTTGAAAGAGAACGGCTGATGAAAAAGGGAAGTATCATCCTCCATCCTGCACCAGTCAACCGTGGCGTCGAAATCGCAGATGAACTAGTTGAAAGTCCAAAATCACGGATTTTCAAACAAATGGAAAATGGTGTGTACATTAGAATGGCAGTGTTAAAAAGAGCACTTGAAAATAGGAACGGAGGAATGAAAAATGACAATGTTGATCAAAAATGGCAGATTGCTTACTGA
- a CDS encoding dihydroorotase — MTMLIKNGRLLTETGFEVTDIFIEDGKIAGIGSGLSTDAEQVIDAEGKLVAPGFVDLHVHLREPGGEKKETIATGTLAAARGGFTTVAAMPNTRPVPDSKEQMEWLQKKIQETASVRVLPYASITVRELGQELTNFADLKESGAFALTDDGVGVQSAGMMLEAMKRAAQLDMAIVAHCEDNTLINKGSLHEGRKAAELGINGIPSVCESVHIARDILLAEEADCHYHVCHISTKESVRAVRDAKRYGIKVTAEVTPHHLLLNEDDITENDANYKMNPPLRSKADQEALIEGLLDGTIDFIATDHAPHTIEEKAEGIQLAPFGIVGLETAFPLLYTHLVKTDIITLEQLLEFLTVKPAKSFGLPYGELKAGAPADVVLIDLDEEKEINPDEFLSKGKNTPFAGWSCKGWPVLTIVEGKIVWEKGVVTA; from the coding sequence ATGACAATGTTGATCAAAAATGGCAGATTGCTTACTGAAACAGGATTTGAAGTAACAGATATTTTTATAGAAGACGGAAAAATTGCTGGGATCGGATCTGGATTATCAACTGATGCTGAGCAAGTTATTGATGCTGAAGGAAAGCTGGTTGCACCAGGCTTTGTAGACCTGCATGTCCACTTGCGCGAACCAGGCGGGGAGAAAAAAGAAACGATTGCTACTGGTACGCTCGCCGCAGCAAGGGGCGGATTTACTACAGTTGCAGCAATGCCGAATACTAGACCTGTTCCGGATTCAAAAGAACAAATGGAATGGCTTCAGAAAAAAATACAGGAAACAGCTTCAGTAAGAGTTCTGCCATATGCGTCGATTACAGTACGTGAACTAGGCCAGGAGCTGACGAATTTTGCAGATTTGAAAGAATCCGGAGCTTTCGCCCTGACTGATGACGGTGTGGGAGTCCAGTCAGCCGGAATGATGCTTGAGGCAATGAAAAGGGCTGCACAGCTTGATATGGCAATCGTCGCTCATTGCGAAGACAACACATTGATCAATAAAGGTTCTCTCCATGAGGGAAGAAAAGCTGCTGAACTGGGAATCAACGGTATCCCGTCAGTGTGTGAATCTGTACATATAGCAAGGGACATCCTGCTCGCGGAAGAGGCAGACTGCCACTACCATGTCTGCCATATCAGCACGAAAGAATCGGTCAGAGCAGTCCGGGACGCCAAGAGATATGGCATAAAGGTCACAGCAGAGGTTACACCGCATCATTTACTTTTAAATGAAGATGACATAACCGAAAATGATGCCAACTATAAAATGAATCCACCGCTAAGAAGCAAGGCAGACCAGGAGGCATTGATCGAAGGGCTGCTGGACGGGACAATCGATTTTATCGCCACTGACCACGCACCGCATACAATCGAGGAGAAAGCAGAAGGAATCCAGCTAGCACCTTTTGGGATTGTCGGACTTGAGACAGCATTCCCGCTCTTATATACACATTTGGTCAAAACAGACATCATTACCTTAGAACAGTTGCTTGAGTTTTTGACAGTCAAACCCGCGAAATCATTCGGACTGCCTTATGGAGAACTAAAGGCTGGTGCACCAGCAGATGTCGTATTGATTGATCTTGATGAAGAAAAAGAAATCAATCCAGATGAATTTTTATCAAAAGGAAAAAATACACCATTTGCAGGCTGGAGCTGCAAGGGATGGCCTGTGCTGACGATTGTTGAAGGAAAAATTGTCTGGGAAAAGGGAGTTGTGACGGCATGA
- a CDS encoding carbamoyl phosphate synthase small subunit: MKKQLILEDGTVFIGEGFGSETATMGEVVFNTGMTGYQEILSDPSYCGQIVTLTYPLIGNYGINRDDFESISPAVHGLVVKENAEFPSNWRSELSLDAYLKMKNIPGIAGIDTRKLTKIIRKHGTLKGTICGIEENPEGIIEALKNKTLPNNQVMQVSTKTAYPSPGRGHRVVLVDFGLKHGILRELNDRNCDVIVVPYNTTAQEILSLSPDGIMLSNGPGDPKDVPEAIEMIKGLLGKVPLFGICLGHQLFALACGANTEKMKFGHRGSNHPVKDLRTGKVALTSQNHGYTVTEGSVSGTELEVTHIALNDGTIEGLAHKTAAAFTVQYHPEASPGPEDANGLFNQFLELVEAEKKEAVTNAKA; encoded by the coding sequence ATGAAAAAACAGTTGATCTTGGAAGACGGCACGGTATTTATTGGAGAAGGCTTTGGCAGTGAAACGGCGACGATGGGGGAAGTGGTTTTCAACACAGGAATGACTGGATACCAGGAAATCCTGTCAGATCCATCCTACTGCGGACAAATTGTGACACTGACATATCCGCTAATTGGGAATTATGGAATCAACAGGGATGATTTTGAATCGATCAGTCCTGCTGTCCATGGTCTCGTCGTAAAGGAAAATGCTGAATTTCCATCCAACTGGCGCTCAGAACTTTCTTTGGATGCTTATCTTAAAATGAAAAACATTCCGGGAATCGCTGGAATCGATACTAGAAAGCTGACAAAAATCATTCGTAAGCATGGAACCTTGAAGGGTACAATTTGCGGGATCGAAGAAAATCCCGAGGGAATTATTGAAGCTCTTAAAAACAAAACCCTGCCAAACAATCAGGTCATGCAAGTATCTACGAAAACAGCTTATCCGAGTCCAGGTCGCGGCCACAGGGTGGTCCTGGTCGATTTTGGCCTGAAGCATGGGATTTTGAGAGAGCTGAATGACAGGAACTGTGATGTCATTGTCGTCCCTTACAATACGACTGCCCAAGAAATTCTTAGCCTCAGTCCTGATGGGATCATGCTATCAAATGGACCTGGGGACCCGAAAGATGTTCCCGAAGCAATCGAAATGATCAAAGGTTTGCTAGGCAAGGTTCCTTTGTTCGGGATCTGTCTCGGCCATCAGCTGTTCGCACTCGCCTGTGGTGCAAATACAGAGAAAATGAAATTCGGGCATCGCGGCTCAAACCATCCCGTAAAGGATTTACGAACAGGGAAAGTAGCGCTGACCTCGCAAAACCATGGATATACCGTTACTGAAGGCTCTGTCTCAGGGACCGAGCTTGAGGTTACGCATATAGCATTGAATGATGGAACGATTGAGGGTCTTGCCCATAAAACGGCTGCAGCATTCACTGTCCAATATCACCCGGAAGCATCACCAGGACCAGAAGATGCGAACGGTTTATTCAACCAATTCCTTGAGCTAGTTGAAGCAGAAAAAAAGGAGGCTGTCACAAATGCCAAAGCGTAA
- the carB gene encoding carbamoyl-phosphate synthase large subunit, whose protein sequence is MPKRKDVNSILVIGSGPIIIGQAAEFDYAGTQACIALREEGYKVILVNSNPATIMTDTEIADVVYIEPLTLEFVARIIRKERPDAILPTLGGQTGLNLAVELAKAGVLEECDVEILGTKLDAINQAEDRELFRSLMNELGQPVPDSDIIHNLEEAYTFVERVGYPVIVRPAFTMGGTGGGICSNEKELIEIVTSGIKNSPVGQCLLEKSIAGFKEIEYEVMRDSNDNAIVVCNMENFDPVGVHTGDSIVVAPSQTLSDREYQLLRNASLKIIRALKIEGGCNVQLALDPDSFNYYVIEVNPRVSRSSALASKATGYPIAKLAAKIAVGLTLDEMLNPVTGKTYACFEPALDYVVTKIPRWPFDKFESANRTLGTQMKATGEVMAIGRTFEESLLKAIRSLEADVIHLSLNNQSEIDDELLEKRIRKAGDERLFYLAEAIRRGISIGTLHTWSRIDLFFLHKLERLIAFEQEIADKKFDFETAKSAKRKGFADKVIANLWNVQEQEVYQWRLENSLIPVFKTVDTCAAEFESETPYFYSTYEEENESVVTERKSVIVLGSGPIRIGQGIEFDYATVHSVKAIKEAGYEAIIVNNNPETVSTDFSISDKLYFEPLTIEDVMNIINLEKPIGAVVQFGGQTAINLASKLVDRGVKILGTSLEDLDRAEDRDKFEHALSDLQIPLPKGSTAKSVQEAALIASEIGYPVLVRPSYVLGGRAMEIVYKEEELLHYMKNAVKVNPEYPVLIDRYLTGKEVEVDAISDGENVLIPGIMEHIERAGVHSGDSIGVYPPQSLSEEVKQKLVNYTIDLARGLNIVGLLNIQYVIANEEVYVLEVNPRSSRTVPFLSKITNVPMAKIATKVILGQSLKAQGYETGLVPEQEGVYVKVPVFSFEKLRRVDITLGPEMKSTGEVMGKDTTLEKALYKGMIAAGMKIKEFGTVLLTVADKDKEETLALAKRFSNIGYQLMATEGTAKYLETAGIKVKTVGKIGSEGPNLIDVIRKGEAQMVINTLTKGKQPERDGFRIRRESVENGVPCLTSLDTAKAILRVIESMTFSADALKPMAQAKEGVLI, encoded by the coding sequence ATGCCAAAGCGTAAAGATGTTAACAGTATATTAGTCATTGGGTCAGGCCCAATCATCATCGGCCAGGCGGCAGAATTCGATTATGCAGGAACACAGGCATGCATCGCGCTGCGTGAAGAAGGCTATAAGGTGATCCTCGTTAACTCGAATCCTGCAACCATCATGACTGACACGGAAATCGCAGATGTCGTATATATAGAACCTCTTACCCTTGAGTTTGTGGCAAGGATCATCCGAAAGGAGCGTCCGGATGCCATCCTTCCTACTCTGGGTGGACAAACAGGATTGAACCTGGCTGTTGAACTTGCCAAAGCAGGAGTATTGGAGGAATGCGACGTCGAAATCCTCGGTACAAAGCTTGATGCAATCAACCAGGCAGAAGACAGGGAGCTGTTCAGAAGCCTTATGAATGAGCTTGGCCAGCCTGTCCCTGACAGCGACATCATCCACAACCTTGAAGAGGCCTATACATTTGTGGAGAGAGTCGGATATCCAGTGATTGTCCGCCCTGCATTTACGATGGGAGGAACCGGCGGCGGGATCTGCAGCAACGAGAAAGAGTTGATTGAGATTGTTACAAGCGGTATTAAAAACAGTCCAGTCGGTCAATGCTTGCTAGAAAAAAGTATTGCCGGGTTCAAGGAAATTGAATATGAAGTCATGCGTGACAGCAATGACAACGCCATTGTAGTCTGCAATATGGAAAACTTTGATCCGGTCGGTGTCCATACAGGAGATTCCATCGTAGTGGCGCCGAGCCAGACATTGAGTGACCGGGAATATCAGCTGCTAAGGAATGCCAGCCTGAAAATCATCAGGGCCCTAAAAATCGAAGGCGGCTGCAATGTTCAGCTTGCGCTCGATCCAGACAGCTTTAACTATTATGTAATCGAAGTAAATCCGCGTGTCAGCCGTTCCTCAGCGTTAGCTTCAAAAGCGACAGGATACCCAATTGCCAAGCTTGCAGCGAAAATCGCTGTAGGATTGACTCTTGATGAAATGCTGAATCCGGTTACGGGAAAAACATATGCCTGCTTCGAGCCTGCTCTTGATTATGTTGTAACAAAAATCCCGCGCTGGCCATTTGACAAGTTCGAATCCGCGAACCGTACACTTGGAACACAAATGAAAGCAACCGGTGAAGTTATGGCAATTGGGCGTACTTTTGAAGAGTCACTGCTAAAAGCGATTCGTTCGTTAGAAGCCGATGTGATCCACCTGTCATTGAATAACCAAAGCGAAATCGATGATGAATTGCTTGAAAAGAGAATTCGCAAAGCTGGTGACGAGAGATTATTTTACCTAGCAGAGGCAATCAGAAGAGGCATTTCGATTGGAACTCTACACACCTGGAGCAGGATCGATTTATTCTTCCTTCATAAATTAGAGAGATTAATAGCCTTTGAGCAAGAGATTGCTGATAAGAAGTTTGACTTTGAAACAGCCAAGTCAGCAAAGAGAAAAGGGTTTGCCGATAAAGTTATAGCCAATCTTTGGAATGTGCAAGAACAGGAAGTATACCAGTGGAGGCTCGAGAACAGTCTGATCCCTGTATTTAAGACGGTCGATACTTGTGCCGCTGAGTTCGAATCAGAAACGCCATACTTCTATAGCACATATGAAGAAGAAAATGAATCAGTAGTGACAGAAAGAAAAAGCGTCATTGTACTGGGCTCTGGGCCAATCAGGATCGGACAGGGAATCGAGTTCGATTACGCAACCGTTCATTCCGTAAAAGCCATCAAAGAAGCAGGTTACGAGGCGATCATCGTCAATAACAATCCTGAAACAGTCTCTACCGATTTTAGCATTTCTGATAAATTGTACTTCGAACCGTTAACGATTGAGGATGTCATGAACATTATCAATCTTGAAAAGCCAATTGGTGCAGTAGTTCAATTCGGCGGGCAAACTGCGATAAACCTCGCTTCAAAGCTTGTTGACAGGGGAGTGAAAATCCTGGGAACAAGTCTTGAAGATCTGGATCGAGCTGAGGACCGCGACAAGTTTGAGCATGCACTATCCGACCTCCAAATCCCGCTGCCAAAGGGAAGTACAGCAAAATCAGTGCAAGAAGCAGCGTTGATAGCATCAGAAATCGGCTACCCCGTCCTGGTACGTCCATCCTATGTACTCGGGGGCAGGGCCATGGAGATTGTCTATAAGGAAGAAGAACTTCTGCACTATATGAAAAATGCCGTAAAAGTGAATCCGGAATATCCTGTGCTGATCGACCGATATCTGACAGGGAAAGAAGTAGAGGTCGATGCGATTTCCGATGGCGAAAATGTATTAATACCGGGAATCATGGAGCATATCGAAAGAGCAGGGGTCCATTCGGGAGATTCAATTGGTGTGTATCCACCTCAAAGTCTCAGCGAGGAAGTAAAACAAAAGCTCGTAAACTATACGATCGATCTGGCTAGAGGATTGAACATTGTCGGGTTGCTTAATATTCAGTATGTCATTGCAAATGAAGAAGTCTATGTGCTCGAAGTGAACCCGCGCTCCAGCCGCACAGTGCCTTTCCTGAGCAAGATCACGAATGTTCCGATGGCAAAAATTGCGACAAAGGTGATCCTTGGCCAAAGCTTGAAAGCACAGGGATATGAAACAGGTTTGGTTCCTGAACAAGAGGGAGTCTATGTTAAAGTACCAGTCTTCTCTTTTGAAAAATTGCGCCGGGTAGACATTACGCTCGGACCAGAAATGAAATCCACCGGGGAAGTTATGGGGAAGGATACGACACTTGAGAAAGCCTTGTATAAAGGGATGATAGCTGCTGGTATGAAAATTAAGGAATTCGGCACCGTCCTCCTTACAGTTGCAGATAAGGATAAAGAAGAAACTTTGGCACTTGCGAAGAGATTCTCGAACATTGGCTATCAATTGATGGCGACTGAAGGTACAGCCAAATACCTGGAGACTGCCGGCATTAAGGTGAAAACTGTCGGAAAGATCGGCTCTGAAGGCCCGAATTTGATTGATGTGATCCGAAAAGGGGAAGCACAGATGGTCATCAATACGCTGACAAAAGGCAAACAGCCAGAACGTGATGGATTCAGGATCCGCCGTGAATCTGTGGAAAATGGTGTGCCATGCCTGACTTCACTGGATACAGCTAAAGCGATATTAAGAGTCATTGAATCTATGACATTTTCAGCGGATGCCCTCAAGCCGATGGCGCAGGCCAAAGAAGGTGTGCTTATATGA
- a CDS encoding dihydroorotate dehydrogenase electron transfer subunit, giving the protein MRQENCRIVSNRQIADNIFELVLDGDLSAEMTQAGQFVHVKVADGFDPLLRRPISIASINDGSFTIIYRRQGKGTSLLADKSTGITVDVLGPLGNGFPVDEAKPGQTAVLVGGGVGVPPMYELAKQLARKGVNVVSIIGFQSFSAVFYEKELAELGEVYVATVDGSYGRKGFVTDILDGLAVQADIVFACGPTPMLRAIENGNYAPKTYLSLEERMGCGIGACFACVCHTQDDPKGFSYKKVCSDGPVFQAGEVVI; this is encoded by the coding sequence ATCAGGCAGGAAAACTGCAGGATAGTCAGCAACAGACAAATTGCAGATAACATTTTTGAACTAGTTCTGGACGGTGATCTTTCCGCTGAAATGACACAGGCCGGTCAGTTTGTCCATGTGAAGGTGGCAGACGGATTCGACCCGCTGTTGCGCAGGCCGATCAGCATCGCATCTATCAATGATGGATCATTCACAATTATTTACCGAAGGCAGGGAAAAGGCACTTCCCTGCTTGCCGATAAATCAACAGGAATTACGGTCGATGTCCTGGGACCGCTGGGCAACGGCTTTCCGGTAGATGAAGCAAAGCCGGGACAGACAGCTGTCCTGGTTGGCGGTGGCGTCGGTGTTCCTCCCATGTATGAGCTGGCTAAGCAGCTGGCCCGTAAAGGAGTGAACGTCGTTAGCATTATCGGATTCCAGTCATTTAGCGCTGTTTTTTACGAAAAAGAGCTAGCTGAATTAGGGGAAGTTTATGTGGCCACTGTAGACGGATCATATGGAAGAAAAGGATTTGTCACTGATATTCTTGATGGTTTAGCGGTCCAAGCGGATATTGTCTTTGCTTGCGGCCCGACTCCAATGCTGCGGGCAATCGAGAATGGAAATTATGCACCGAAAACCTATTTGTCGCTAGAAGAGCGGATGGGATGCGGAATTGGCGCTTGCTTTGCATGTGTCTGCCATACGCAAGATGACCCAAAAGGCTTCTCATATAAAAAGGTCTGCAGCGATGGACCAGTTTTCCAGGCAGGGGAGGTTGTCATATGA